One Zeugodacus cucurbitae isolate PBARC_wt_2022May chromosome 3, idZeuCucr1.2, whole genome shotgun sequence genomic region harbors:
- the LOC105215250 gene encoding long-chain fatty acid transport protein 4 gives MCGLPAMFAALFVIMLVTLGWRWFYVAAVTCRRDFTALWAYIKLLMLIKLCERKNLNIGDVFEKKALKHPDKLAIISETQRWTFKQLYEFSKHVSIAFQRHGYQKGDVIGLLLENRAEYVGLWLGLSRLGVITALINTNLKGPSLRHSINVAKCSALIYGEEFADEIEHIANDIPAKLYQFNNGVNKPVRESATDLATLLQSVRHMEFTRASVNAPNHHDKLMYIYTSGTTGLPKAAIISHSRYMFIAAGIHFTLNFKIKDIYYTPLPLYHTAGGVMSIGQAILFGSTVAIRKKFSASCYFADCVRFKCTVAQYIGEMARYILATSSTQYDRRHKIRMIFGNGLRPKIWQSFVKRFNIPKVGEFYGATEGNANIINNDNTIGAIGFISRIFPGVYPISIIKADPDTGAPIRGADGLCQRCVPGEAGVFIGKIIKGNPSREFLGYADESASSKKIARDVFKKGDMAFISGDLLTSDERGYLYFVDRTGDTFRWKGENVSTSEVEAQVSHLALYKDTIVYGVAIPNTEGRAGMAAIYDPERQLNVDHFAYEMSKVLPSYARPQFLRILTKLDITGTFKLRKVDLQREGYNPHVINDTLFYKTSSGSYQLLTSEVFDEINEGRIRF, from the exons ATGTGTGGACTCCCGGCAATGTTCGCCGCCCTCTTTGTTATCATGTTGGTAACATTGGGCTGGCGCTGGTTCTACGTAGCCGCCGTAACGTGTCGGCGTGACTTTAC CGCTTTGTGGGCCTACATCAAACTACTGATGCTCATAAAGCTTTGTGAGCGCAAAAATCTAAATATCGGCGATGTGTTCGAGAAGAAGGCGCTCAAGCATCCGGACAAATTGGCGATAATCAGCGAGACGCAACGCTGGACATTTAAGCAGCTGTATGAATTCTCTAAACACGTCTCCATCGCATTCCAGCGGCATGGTTATCAGAAAGGTGATGTTATCGGTTTGTTGTTGGAGAATCGCGCGGAATATGTTGGGCTTTGGTTGGGTCTCTCAAGACTTGGTGTTATCACGGCGCTGATCAACACAAACTTGAAGGGTCCGTCGTTGCGTCACAGCATTAACGTCGCGAAATGTTCGGCTCTCATATATGGCGAGGAATTTGCTGATGAAATCGAGCATATAGCGAACGACATACCCGCGAAGTTATATCAATTCAATAACGGTGTCAATAAGCCAGTACGTGAGTCGGCAACTGACTTGGCGACACTACTGCAATCGGTCCGACATATGGAGTTCACGCGTGCGTCTGTTAATGCACCTAATCATCACGATAAATTGATGTATATTTATACCTCTGGTACTACGGGTTTACCGAAAGCGGCCATAATCTCGCATTCAAG ATACATGTTTATAGCGGCGGGTATTCACTTCACgttgaatttcaaaataaaagacATATACTATACACCACTACCGCTCTACCACACGGCTGGTGGTGTTATGAGCATAGGTCAAGCGATACTCTTTGGCTCAACGGTTGCCATTAGAAAAAAGTTCTCGGCTTCGTGTTATTTTGCGGATTGCGTGCGTTTTAAGTGCACG GTTGCACAATACATCGGCGAAATGGCGCGTTATATCTTGGCTACTTCGTCAACTCAATACGATCGCCGGCATAAGATACGTATGATCTTCGGTAATGGTTTAAGGCCGAAAATCTGGCAAAGCTTCGTAAAACGTTTTAACATACCAAAAGTGGGAGAATTCTATGGCGCCACTGAGGGCAATGCGAATATTATCAATAATGACAACACGATCGGCGCAATCGGCTTCATCTCACGTATATTTCCAGGAGTTTATCCTATATCTATAATAAAAGCAGATCCAGACACTGGCGCACCGATACGCGGTGCTGACGGTTTGTGTCAGCGTTGTGTACCAGGCGAAGCCGGTGTGTTCATAGGCAAGATCATTAAAGGCAATCCTTCGCGTGAGTTTCTCGGTTATGCTGATGAGAGCGCTTCGTCGAAGAAGATCGCACGTGATGTCTTTAAAAAGGGCGATATGGCTTTCATATCCGGCGATCTGTTGACTTCGGATGAACGTGGTTACTTGTACTTTGTGGATCGCACTGGTGACACATTCCGTTGGAAGGGTGAGAATGTGTCAACCAGTGAGGTGGAAGCGCAAGTCAGCCATCTTGCGCTGTACAAGGATACAATTGTCTACGGTGTTGCAATACCAAATACTGAGGGCCGTGCGGGTATGGCTGCAATATATGATCCCGAGCGTCAATTGAATGTGGATCATTTCGCCTACGAAATGTCAAAGGTGTTGCCGTCATATGCGCGTCCTCAATTCTTGAGAATTTTAACTAAATTGGACATCACTGGCACTTTTAAACTGCGCAAAGTTGATCTGCAAAGAGAGGGCTACAATCCGCATGTCATCAACGATACGTTGTTCTATAAAACGTCTTCTGGTAGCTATCAGTTACTCACAAGTGAAGTTTTCGATGAGATCAACGAGGGTCGCATAcgattctaa